The following proteins come from a genomic window of Sorghum bicolor cultivar BTx623 chromosome 3, Sorghum_bicolor_NCBIv3, whole genome shotgun sequence:
- the LOC8077553 gene encoding heme-binding protein 2 → MAKQQNPIPMALSLPLVLVALLLPAARGSGETPQYTTVHAESDFEVRLYRDTVWMSAPTPDIPSFHVATKLGFHRLFQYLMGANLNSSRIRMTTPVLTSVVPGAGPLHSSAYFVRFYLPTKFQASPPVPLPELNLHPDTWPSHCIAVRSFSGYARDKNVVEEAEKLAMSLSRSPWANSTNYPSNSAYSVAQYSSPFRIIGRVNEVWFDVDCKSTGVETY, encoded by the exons ATGGCCAAGCAGCAGAATCCCATCCCCATGGCGCTGTCGCTGCCCCTCGTCCTCGTCgcgctgcttcttccggccGCCCGCGGCTCCGGAGAGACGCCGCAGTATACGACGGTGCACGCGGAGTCGGACTTCGAGGTGCGGCTGTACCGCGACACCGTCTGGATGTCCGCCCCCACCCCCGACATCCCCTCCTTCCACGTCGCCACCAAGCTCGGCTTCCACAG ATTGTTCCAGTACCTGATGGGCGCAAACCTCAACTCTTCGAGGATCAGAATGACCACCCCTGTACTTACAAGTGTGGTTCCAGGTGCAGGGCCTCTGCACTCTTCAGCCTACTTTGTCCGGTTCTACTTACCAACAAAGTTCCAGGCTTCCCCTCCTGTTCCTCTCCCAGAACTGAACCTGCATCCAGATACATGGCCAAGCCACTGCATTGCAGTGAGGAGCTTCTCGGGTTATGCACGGGACAAGAATGTGGTTGAGGAAGCTGAGAAGCTTgccatgagcttgagtcgatcGCCCTGGGCTAACTCCACAAACTACCCCAGCAATAGCGCTTACTCAGTTGCACAGTACAGTAGTCCATTCCGCATCATTGGCCGTGTCAATGAGGTGTGGTTCGACGTCGACTGCAAATCTACTGGTGTTGAGACGTACTGA